The following proteins are co-located in the Balaenoptera acutorostrata chromosome 3 unlocalized genomic scaffold, mBalAcu1.1 SUPER_3_unloc_1, whole genome shotgun sequence genome:
- the LYSET gene encoding lysosomal enzyme trafficking factor isoform X1, with product MVAFSEMPKPPDYSELSDSLTLAVGTGRFSGPLHRAWRMMNFRQRMGWIGVGLYLLASAAAFYYVFEINETYNRLALEHIQQHPEEPLEGTTWTHSLKARLLSLPFWFWTVIFLIPYLQMFLFLYSCTRADPKTVGYCIIPICLAVICNRHQAFVKASNQISRLQLIDT from the exons ATGGTGGCTTTCTCTGAAATGCCAAAGCCACCCGATTATTCAGAGCTGAGTGACTCTTTAACGCTTGCCGTGGGAACAGGAAGATTTTCGGGACCACT GCACAGAGCATGGAGAATGATGAACTTCCGTCAGCGTATGGGATGGATTGGAGTGGGATTGTATCTGTTAGCAAGTGCAGCAGCATTTTACTATGTTTTTGAAATCAACGAGACTTACAATAGGCTGGCCTTGGAACACATTCAACAGCACCCAGAGGAGCCCCTTGAAGGAACCACATGGACACACTCCTTGAAAGCTCGATTACTCTCCCTGCCTTTTTGGTTTTGGACAGTTATTTTTCTGATACCTTACTTGCAGAtgtttttgttcctttattcTTGTACAAGAGCTGACCCCAAAACGGTGGGCTACTGTATTATTCCCATATGCTTGGCAGTTATATGCAATCGCCACCAGGCATTTGTCAAGGCTTCTAATCAGATCAGCAGACTACAACTgattgacacataa
- the MOAP1 gene encoding LOW QUALITY PROTEIN: modulator of apoptosis 1 (The sequence of the model RefSeq protein was modified relative to this genomic sequence to represent the inferred CDS: inserted 2 bases in 2 codons; substituted 1 base at 1 genomic stop codon) → MTLRLLEDWCRGMDVNPRKALLIAGIPQTCKXAEIEEALRSGLAPLSEYRLLGRMFRREENRNAALIGLPEETSHALVPKEIPGSGGAWRVIFKTPDPYNEFLSRLHEFLEGEGVTLGEFXRALGYGNDLFDLDQDMIPEVRAPMLAQALDEALQPALQHLKYKKLRVFSGSDPPEPEKEEFESWLFHATQMVKTWQVSDAEKRRXLLESLRGPASDIIRVLKINKPLITVPECLHALEQVFGVTDNPRVLRVKYLTTYQNDEKKLSAYVLRLEPSLQKLVERGAVEQEVVNQARLEQGIAGAVHSTPRRKFAVSEDGSAPGLLQLLTLIKDEEAAEEEEEALLQAGLAGHFT, encoded by the exons ATGACGCTGAGGCTCTTAGAAGACTGGTGTAGGGGGATGGATGTAAACCCGCGGAAAGCGCTGTTGATTGCCGGCATCCCCCAGACCTGTA AGGCAGAAATTGAGGAGGCTCTGCGATCTGGTTTAGCTCCCTTGAGCGAGTACCGACTGCTCGGGAGGATGTTCCGGAGGGAAGAGAACAGGAATGCAGCCTTAATAGGACTTCCTGAGGAGACGAGTCATGCTCTGGTCCCTAAAGAGATACCCGGAAGCGGGGGTGCCTGGAGAGTAATCTTTAAGACCCCTGACCCATACAATGAATTTTTAAGCAGGTTACATGAATTCCTAGAGGGAGAGGGCGTGACATTGGGTGAGT ACCGAGCTCTTGGGTATGGAAACGACCTTTTTGACCTAGACCAGGACATGATCCCAGAAGTGCGGGCTCCTATGTTGGCACAGGCATTAGATGAGGCTCTTCAGCCTGCCCTGCAACACCTGAAATACAAAAAGCTGAGAGTATTCTCAGGCAGTGATCCTCCAGAGccagaaaaagaagagtttgaatcctggctgttTCATGCCACTCAAATGGTGAAGACATGGCAGGTGTCAGATGCCGAAAAAAGAAGGTGATTGCTAGAGAGCCTTAGAGGCCCGGCATCTGATATCATTCGTGTCCTCAAGATAAACAAGCCTTTAATTACAGTCCCTGAATGCCTGCATGCTCTGGAGCAGGTATTTGGGGTTACCGATAATCCTAGGGTGTTGCGGGTCAAATATCTGACCACTTACCAGAACGATGAAAAAAAATTGTCTGCTTATGTACTAAGGTTGGAGCCTTCACTACAGAAACTGGTAGAGAGAGGAGCAGTTGAGCAAGAAGTTGTGAATCAGGCCCGCCTGGAGCAGGGCATTGCTGGAGCAGTCCACAGCACACCGCGCAGGAAGTTTGCTGTGTCAGAGGACGGCTCAGCCCCTGGCTTATTGCAGTTACTGACACTAATAAAGGATGAAGAGgcagctgaggaggaggaggaggccctcCTCCAGGCTGGATTAGCGGGGCATTTCACCTGA
- the LYSET gene encoding lysosomal enzyme trafficking factor isoform X2 — MMNFRQRMGWIGVGLYLLASAAAFYYVFEINETYNRLALEHIQQHPEEPLEGTTWTHSLKARLLSLPFWFWTVIFLIPYLQMFLFLYSCTRADPKTVGYCIIPICLAVICNRHQAFVKASNQISRLQLIDT; from the coding sequence ATGATGAACTTCCGTCAGCGTATGGGATGGATTGGAGTGGGATTGTATCTGTTAGCAAGTGCAGCAGCATTTTACTATGTTTTTGAAATCAACGAGACTTACAATAGGCTGGCCTTGGAACACATTCAACAGCACCCAGAGGAGCCCCTTGAAGGAACCACATGGACACACTCCTTGAAAGCTCGATTACTCTCCCTGCCTTTTTGGTTTTGGACAGTTATTTTTCTGATACCTTACTTGCAGAtgtttttgttcctttattcTTGTACAAGAGCTGACCCCAAAACGGTGGGCTACTGTATTATTCCCATATGCTTGGCAGTTATATGCAATCGCCACCAGGCATTTGTCAAGGCTTCTAATCAGATCAGCAGACTACAACTgattgacacataa